The Ooceraea biroi isolate clonal line C1 chromosome 11, Obir_v5.4, whole genome shotgun sequence genome includes a region encoding these proteins:
- the LOC105275788 gene encoding probable maleylacetoacetate isomerase 2, protein MSVMGKPVLYSYWRSSCSWRVRIALNLKEIPYDIKPVSLVKSGGEQHSNEFREINPMEQVPALHIDNHTLIESLNILQYLEETRPNRPLLPADPVKRARVREICEVIASGIQPLQNLVVLIYVGEERKKEWAQHWITRGFTAVEKLLSSSAGKYCVGDEITLADCCLVPQIFNARRFHVDLRPFPTILRVDRHLEHHPAFTAAHPNNQPDCPPEATK, encoded by the exons ATGTCCGTGATGGGTAAG CCGGTACTCTACTCCTATTGGCGGAGTTCCTGTTCGTGGAGGGTGAGAATTG CATTGAACCTAAAGGAGATACCATACGACATAAAGCCTGTGAGCCTGGTAAAGAGTGGTGGCGAACAACATTCCAATGAATTTCGAGAGATTAATCCGATGGAACAGGTCCCTGCACTCCATATTGACAATCACACGTTAATAGAGTCT CTGAACATCTTGCAATACTTGGAAGAGACTAGACCGAATCGTCCACTGCTGCCGGCAGATCCTGTGAAAAGAGCGAGAGTAAGAGAAATTTGCGAAGTGATCGCTAGTGGCATACAACCGTTGCAGAATCTTGTTGTTCTGATTTACGTCGGGGAGGAACGCAAAAAGGAATGGGCACAGCATTGGATTACGAGAGGATTTACAG ctgtagaaaaattattatcgtcgAGTGCGGGCAAGTATTGCGTCGGTGACGAGATTACGTTAGCGGACTGTTGCCTAGTGCCACAGATATTTAACGCGCGAAGATTTCACGTCGACCTGAGGCCCTTCCCCACAATTCTAAGGGTGGATCGTCATCTGGAGCATCATCCAGCTTTCACCGCAGCTCATCCCAACAACCAGCCCGATTGTCCACCCGAGGCGACCAAGTAG
- the LOC105275792 gene encoding uncharacterized protein LOC105275792 isoform X2, whose protein sequence is MRSCYLCRRNAAENISLHKFPKRLQLSKKWIEACGLHEKDDVSHLFICSSHFRLPRDLFPKERLPPGAVPTLGIPNNAVVNATSSSEIASLHYRAKQLDSPSTVDSQSISKVYPKYPKVKVTSLTVSKVTEYDSAVQRVSEASTIHADIPNTVIVDVASSPEIALLHHRANRSSNLPTVENKSMSKSSQVAEYDDAVQQVSEVSTSRLDYISEENCFSRTKRLFAEPRYVSEITTSDVDTPRKAKRVLEFVKKVDKKKCKRIKCLQNQKRRLLKQIAALQTLVSHLKERRLSRAVEKLSTKTNESTKLRISTYIVDNTKGLPISGLQVGLYKLMDGEWTFLNECNTNMKGLFINPLGKMDCTIGRYKLRFDVDKYFTLRRIETMIPFIEFIFDVKNVNSHYHVLLLLSPFSYTIYGGT, encoded by the exons atgcgATCCTGTTACTTATGTAGAAGAAATGcagctgaaaatatttctttgcacaa atttCCAAAAAGATTACAATTATCTAAGAAATGGATCGAAGCTTGCGGACTGCACGAAAAAGACGATGTGTCCCATTTGTTTATTTGTTCATCTCACTTTAGATTACCTCGTGATTTATTTCCGAAAGAGAGGTTACCTCCTGGAGCTGTACCTACTTTAGGCATTCCTAATAATGCAGTAGTAAATGCAACAAGTTCGTCAGAAATAGCTTCGCTACATTATCGAGCGAAACAACTAGATTCGCCAAGCACTGTAGACAGTCAAAGTATATCCAAAGTATATCCTAAGTATCCTAAAGTGAAAGTTACGTCTTTAACTGTATCCAAGGTAACGGAGTATGATAGTGCAGTTCAGCGAGTATCGGAAGCTTCTACCATTCATGCAG ACATTCCTAATACTGTGATAGTAGATGTAGCAAGTTCACCAGAAATAGCCTTACTGCATCATAGAGCAAATCGATCATCAAATTTGCCAACAgtggaaaataaaagtatGTCCAAATCATCTCAAGTGGCAGAGTACGATGATGCGGTTCAGCAAGTATCAGAAGTTTCCACTTCTCGTTTAG atTACATTTCTGAAGAGAACTGTTTTTCTCGGACAAAACGCTTGTTTGCAGAACCAAGATATGTTTCAGAAATTACTACGTCTGATGTTGATACACcgagaaaagcaaaaagagTTCTCGAGTTTGTTAAAAAAgtggataaaaaaaaatgcaagCGAATAAAGTGTTTACAAAATCAAAAGAGGAGACTGTTAAAGCAGATTGCTGCATTGCAAACATTGGTATCTCATTTAAAGGAAAGGAGATTa AGCCGTGCCGTGGAAAAATTGTCAACGAAAACTAACGAATCAACAAAATTGCGCATTTCCACGTACATTGTGGATAATACTAAAGGACTTCCAATCAGCGGCCTACAAGTCGGTTTATACAAACTGATGGACGGAGAATGGACTTTTTTGAATGAGTG CAATACAAACATGAAGGGCCTTTTCATCAATCCACTAGGAAAAATGGACTGCACGATCGGTCGTTACAAGCTACGCTTTGACGTTGATAAGTATTTCACGTTAAGAAGAATAGAAACTATGATTCcgtttattgaatttatattcgacgtgaaaaatgtgaataGTCATTATCACGTGTTACTTTTATTGAGTCCGTTTAGCTACACGATTTACGGTGGCACCTAG
- the LOC105275792 gene encoding uncharacterized protein LOC105275792 isoform X1, with protein MRSCYLCRRNAAENISLHKFPKRLQLSKKWIEACGLHEKDDVSHLFICSSHFRLPRDLFPKERLPPGAVPTLGIPNNAVVNATSSSEIASLHYRAKQLDSPSTVDSQSISKVYPKYPKVKVTSLTVSKVTEYDSAVQRVSEASTIHADIPNTVIVDVASSPEIALLHHRANRSSNLPTVENKSMSKSSQVAEYDDAVQQVSEVSTSRLDYISEENCFSRTKRLFAEPRYVSEITTSDVDTPRKAKRVLEFVKKVDKKKCKRIKCLQNQKRRLLKQIAALQTLVSHLKERRLVIISRAVEKLSTKTNESTKLRISTYIVDNTKGLPISGLQVGLYKLMDGEWTFLNECNTNMKGLFINPLGKMDCTIGRYKLRFDVDKYFTLRRIETMIPFIEFIFDVKNVNSHYHVLLLLSPFSYTIYGGT; from the exons atgcgATCCTGTTACTTATGTAGAAGAAATGcagctgaaaatatttctttgcacaa atttCCAAAAAGATTACAATTATCTAAGAAATGGATCGAAGCTTGCGGACTGCACGAAAAAGACGATGTGTCCCATTTGTTTATTTGTTCATCTCACTTTAGATTACCTCGTGATTTATTTCCGAAAGAGAGGTTACCTCCTGGAGCTGTACCTACTTTAGGCATTCCTAATAATGCAGTAGTAAATGCAACAAGTTCGTCAGAAATAGCTTCGCTACATTATCGAGCGAAACAACTAGATTCGCCAAGCACTGTAGACAGTCAAAGTATATCCAAAGTATATCCTAAGTATCCTAAAGTGAAAGTTACGTCTTTAACTGTATCCAAGGTAACGGAGTATGATAGTGCAGTTCAGCGAGTATCGGAAGCTTCTACCATTCATGCAG ACATTCCTAATACTGTGATAGTAGATGTAGCAAGTTCACCAGAAATAGCCTTACTGCATCATAGAGCAAATCGATCATCAAATTTGCCAACAgtggaaaataaaagtatGTCCAAATCATCTCAAGTGGCAGAGTACGATGATGCGGTTCAGCAAGTATCAGAAGTTTCCACTTCTCGTTTAG atTACATTTCTGAAGAGAACTGTTTTTCTCGGACAAAACGCTTGTTTGCAGAACCAAGATATGTTTCAGAAATTACTACGTCTGATGTTGATACACcgagaaaagcaaaaagagTTCTCGAGTTTGTTAAAAAAgtggataaaaaaaaatgcaagCGAATAAAGTGTTTACAAAATCAAAAGAGGAGACTGTTAAAGCAGATTGCTGCATTGCAAACATTGGTATCTCATTTAAAGGAAAGGAGATTagtaattata AGCCGTGCCGTGGAAAAATTGTCAACGAAAACTAACGAATCAACAAAATTGCGCATTTCCACGTACATTGTGGATAATACTAAAGGACTTCCAATCAGCGGCCTACAAGTCGGTTTATACAAACTGATGGACGGAGAATGGACTTTTTTGAATGAGTG CAATACAAACATGAAGGGCCTTTTCATCAATCCACTAGGAAAAATGGACTGCACGATCGGTCGTTACAAGCTACGCTTTGACGTTGATAAGTATTTCACGTTAAGAAGAATAGAAACTATGATTCcgtttattgaatttatattcgacgtgaaaaatgtgaataGTCATTATCACGTGTTACTTTTATTGAGTCCGTTTAGCTACACGATTTACGGTGGCACCTAG
- the LOC105275789 gene encoding protein salvador homolog 1 isoform X1, translating to MLSRKNKDLRTIKEGVVGKYVKKETPPEMPIINVWTTEPNKRTRRRNNLPAMTTMSIPQQPSMVQKFGNTKTTPSAVGLGSHEGKYTPNSSVPDLAQRFANLSVNTATSDGMLSRTATPMYHPELSPAMSHTYINQYAGSEYHLDRVQTPQMPYVPFDVDTGYEDYNRSAYRQTAGYSRCHSERSSSRCEQQQEELPLPPGWSVDFTLRGRKYYIDHNTKTTHWSHPLEKEGLPTGWERIESPEYGVYYVNHITRQAQYEHPCYPHEMQAVRVVSPPRHTHFHSHSVLVPANPYLNEEIPHWLYVYSRASIALDRKLRWELFRLPELDCFNAMLTRLYKQELEEVVMRYEEYRSALLCEMEQRLKELNPESSGSNAGAVALRRSLP from the exons ATGTTGTCACGAAAAAACAAGGATCTAAGAACGATCAAGGAGGGAGTGGTTGGGAAATATGTGAAAAAGGAAACGCCACCCGAAATGCCAA TTATCAATGTATGGACTACAGAACCAAATAAAAGAACGAGACGACGTAACAACCTTCCAGCGATGACAACTATg TCTATTCCTCAACAACCTAGCATGGTGCAAAAATTCGGAAATACAAAGACTACACCCAGTGCCGTTGGTTTGGGTAGTCACGAGGGAAAATATACGCCGAATAGTTCCGTTCCTGATTTAGCGCAAag ATTCGCTAATCTTTCCGTTAATACGGCAACGAGCGACGGCATGCTTTCAAGGACCGCAACGCCCATGTACCACCCTGAATTATCGCCCGCAATGTCCCACACTTATATCAATCAATACGCTGGATCGGAGTATCATTTGGACAGGGTTCAGACACCGCAGATGCCTTACGTGCCGTTCGACGTCGACACCGGTTACGAGGACTACAATCGCTCCGCGTACCGTCAAACTGCTGG CTACAGCAGATGTCATTCAGAGAGATCGAGTTCTCGATGCGAACAGCAGCAAGAAGAGTTGCCTCTGCCACCGGGATGGTCGGTCGACTTCACGCTCAGGGGCCGGAAGTATTACATCGATCACAATACCAAGACTACGCACTGGTCTCACCCACTCGAGAAGGAGGGTTTACCTACGGGATGGGAGAGAATCGAGTCACCCGAATATGGCGTTTATTACGTCAA TCACATCACGCGTCAGGCACAGTACGAACATCCGTGTTACCCGCACGAGATGCAAGCGGTGCGCGTTGTGTCGCCACCGCGGCACACTCACTTTCATTCTCACAGCGTCCTGGTACCTGCCAATCCATATCTAAACGAGGAGATACCACATTGGTTATACGTGTACAGTAGAGCCTCAATAGCGTTGGATCGTAAGCTACGTTGGGAGCTATTTCGTCTACCGGAGCTGGACTGCTTCAATGCCATGCTCACTAGGTTGTACAAGCAGGAATTGGAGGAGGTTGTGATGCGCTATGAAGAATACAg ATCAGCATTGTTATGCGAGATGGAACAGAGACTCAAGGAATTGAATCCAGAATCTAGTGGATCCAACGCTGGTGCTGTTGCCTTACGAAGGTCTCTTCCCTGA
- the LOC105275792 gene encoding uncharacterized protein LOC105275792 isoform X3 has translation MRSCYLCRRNAAENISLHKFPKRLQLSKKWIEACGLHEKDDVSHLFICSSHFRLPRDLFPKERLPPGAVPTLGIPNNAVVNATSSSEIASLHYRAKQLDSPSTVDSQSISKVYPKYPKVKVTSLTVSKVTEYDSAVQRVSEASTIHAVDVASSPEIALLHHRANRSSNLPTVENKSMSKSSQVAEYDDAVQQVSEVSTSRLDYISEENCFSRTKRLFAEPRYVSEITTSDVDTPRKAKRVLEFVKKVDKKKCKRIKCLQNQKRRLLKQIAALQTLVSHLKERRLVIISRAVEKLSTKTNESTKLRISTYIVDNTKGLPISGLQVGLYKLMDGEWTFLNECNTNMKGLFINPLGKMDCTIGRYKLRFDVDKYFTLRRIETMIPFIEFIFDVKNVNSHYHVLLLLSPFSYTIYGGT, from the exons atgcgATCCTGTTACTTATGTAGAAGAAATGcagctgaaaatatttctttgcacaa atttCCAAAAAGATTACAATTATCTAAGAAATGGATCGAAGCTTGCGGACTGCACGAAAAAGACGATGTGTCCCATTTGTTTATTTGTTCATCTCACTTTAGATTACCTCGTGATTTATTTCCGAAAGAGAGGTTACCTCCTGGAGCTGTACCTACTTTAGGCATTCCTAATAATGCAGTAGTAAATGCAACAAGTTCGTCAGAAATAGCTTCGCTACATTATCGAGCGAAACAACTAGATTCGCCAAGCACTGTAGACAGTCAAAGTATATCCAAAGTATATCCTAAGTATCCTAAAGTGAAAGTTACGTCTTTAACTGTATCCAAGGTAACGGAGTATGATAGTGCAGTTCAGCGAGTATCGGAAGCTTCTACCATTCATGCAG TAGATGTAGCAAGTTCACCAGAAATAGCCTTACTGCATCATAGAGCAAATCGATCATCAAATTTGCCAACAgtggaaaataaaagtatGTCCAAATCATCTCAAGTGGCAGAGTACGATGATGCGGTTCAGCAAGTATCAGAAGTTTCCACTTCTCGTTTAG atTACATTTCTGAAGAGAACTGTTTTTCTCGGACAAAACGCTTGTTTGCAGAACCAAGATATGTTTCAGAAATTACTACGTCTGATGTTGATACACcgagaaaagcaaaaagagTTCTCGAGTTTGTTAAAAAAgtggataaaaaaaaatgcaagCGAATAAAGTGTTTACAAAATCAAAAGAGGAGACTGTTAAAGCAGATTGCTGCATTGCAAACATTGGTATCTCATTTAAAGGAAAGGAGATTagtaattata AGCCGTGCCGTGGAAAAATTGTCAACGAAAACTAACGAATCAACAAAATTGCGCATTTCCACGTACATTGTGGATAATACTAAAGGACTTCCAATCAGCGGCCTACAAGTCGGTTTATACAAACTGATGGACGGAGAATGGACTTTTTTGAATGAGTG CAATACAAACATGAAGGGCCTTTTCATCAATCCACTAGGAAAAATGGACTGCACGATCGGTCGTTACAAGCTACGCTTTGACGTTGATAAGTATTTCACGTTAAGAAGAATAGAAACTATGATTCcgtttattgaatttatattcgacgtgaaaaatgtgaataGTCATTATCACGTGTTACTTTTATTGAGTCCGTTTAGCTACACGATTTACGGTGGCACCTAG
- the LOC105275792 gene encoding uncharacterized protein LOC105275792 isoform X4 yields MRSCYLCRRNAAENISLHKFPKRLQLSKKWIEACGLHEKDDVSHLFICSSHFRLPRDLFPKERLPPGAVPTLGIPNNAVVNATSSSEIASLHYRAKQLDSPSTVDSQSISKVYPKYPKVKVTSLTVSKVTEYDSAVQRVSEASTIHADVASSPEIALLHHRANRSSNLPTVENKSMSKSSQVAEYDDAVQQVSEVSTSRLDYISEENCFSRTKRLFAEPRYVSEITTSDVDTPRKAKRVLEFVKKVDKKKCKRIKCLQNQKRRLLKQIAALQTLVSHLKERRLVIISRAVEKLSTKTNESTKLRISTYIVDNTKGLPISGLQVGLYKLMDGEWTFLNECNTNMKGLFINPLGKMDCTIGRYKLRFDVDKYFTLRRIETMIPFIEFIFDVKNVNSHYHVLLLLSPFSYTIYGGT; encoded by the exons atgcgATCCTGTTACTTATGTAGAAGAAATGcagctgaaaatatttctttgcacaa atttCCAAAAAGATTACAATTATCTAAGAAATGGATCGAAGCTTGCGGACTGCACGAAAAAGACGATGTGTCCCATTTGTTTATTTGTTCATCTCACTTTAGATTACCTCGTGATTTATTTCCGAAAGAGAGGTTACCTCCTGGAGCTGTACCTACTTTAGGCATTCCTAATAATGCAGTAGTAAATGCAACAAGTTCGTCAGAAATAGCTTCGCTACATTATCGAGCGAAACAACTAGATTCGCCAAGCACTGTAGACAGTCAAAGTATATCCAAAGTATATCCTAAGTATCCTAAAGTGAAAGTTACGTCTTTAACTGTATCCAAGGTAACGGAGTATGATAGTGCAGTTCAGCGAGTATCGGAAGCTTCTACCATTCATGCAG ATGTAGCAAGTTCACCAGAAATAGCCTTACTGCATCATAGAGCAAATCGATCATCAAATTTGCCAACAgtggaaaataaaagtatGTCCAAATCATCTCAAGTGGCAGAGTACGATGATGCGGTTCAGCAAGTATCAGAAGTTTCCACTTCTCGTTTAG atTACATTTCTGAAGAGAACTGTTTTTCTCGGACAAAACGCTTGTTTGCAGAACCAAGATATGTTTCAGAAATTACTACGTCTGATGTTGATACACcgagaaaagcaaaaagagTTCTCGAGTTTGTTAAAAAAgtggataaaaaaaaatgcaagCGAATAAAGTGTTTACAAAATCAAAAGAGGAGACTGTTAAAGCAGATTGCTGCATTGCAAACATTGGTATCTCATTTAAAGGAAAGGAGATTagtaattata AGCCGTGCCGTGGAAAAATTGTCAACGAAAACTAACGAATCAACAAAATTGCGCATTTCCACGTACATTGTGGATAATACTAAAGGACTTCCAATCAGCGGCCTACAAGTCGGTTTATACAAACTGATGGACGGAGAATGGACTTTTTTGAATGAGTG CAATACAAACATGAAGGGCCTTTTCATCAATCCACTAGGAAAAATGGACTGCACGATCGGTCGTTACAAGCTACGCTTTGACGTTGATAAGTATTTCACGTTAAGAAGAATAGAAACTATGATTCcgtttattgaatttatattcgacgtgaaaaatgtgaataGTCATTATCACGTGTTACTTTTATTGAGTCCGTTTAGCTACACGATTTACGGTGGCACCTAG
- the LOC105275789 gene encoding protein salvador homolog 1 isoform X2, whose protein sequence is MTTMSIPQQPSMVQKFGNTKTTPSAVGLGSHEGKYTPNSSVPDLAQRFANLSVNTATSDGMLSRTATPMYHPELSPAMSHTYINQYAGSEYHLDRVQTPQMPYVPFDVDTGYEDYNRSAYRQTAGYSRCHSERSSSRCEQQQEELPLPPGWSVDFTLRGRKYYIDHNTKTTHWSHPLEKEGLPTGWERIESPEYGVYYVNHITRQAQYEHPCYPHEMQAVRVVSPPRHTHFHSHSVLVPANPYLNEEIPHWLYVYSRASIALDRKLRWELFRLPELDCFNAMLTRLYKQELEEVVMRYEEYRSALLCEMEQRLKELNPESSGSNAGAVALRRSLP, encoded by the exons ATGACAACTATg TCTATTCCTCAACAACCTAGCATGGTGCAAAAATTCGGAAATACAAAGACTACACCCAGTGCCGTTGGTTTGGGTAGTCACGAGGGAAAATATACGCCGAATAGTTCCGTTCCTGATTTAGCGCAAag ATTCGCTAATCTTTCCGTTAATACGGCAACGAGCGACGGCATGCTTTCAAGGACCGCAACGCCCATGTACCACCCTGAATTATCGCCCGCAATGTCCCACACTTATATCAATCAATACGCTGGATCGGAGTATCATTTGGACAGGGTTCAGACACCGCAGATGCCTTACGTGCCGTTCGACGTCGACACCGGTTACGAGGACTACAATCGCTCCGCGTACCGTCAAACTGCTGG CTACAGCAGATGTCATTCAGAGAGATCGAGTTCTCGATGCGAACAGCAGCAAGAAGAGTTGCCTCTGCCACCGGGATGGTCGGTCGACTTCACGCTCAGGGGCCGGAAGTATTACATCGATCACAATACCAAGACTACGCACTGGTCTCACCCACTCGAGAAGGAGGGTTTACCTACGGGATGGGAGAGAATCGAGTCACCCGAATATGGCGTTTATTACGTCAA TCACATCACGCGTCAGGCACAGTACGAACATCCGTGTTACCCGCACGAGATGCAAGCGGTGCGCGTTGTGTCGCCACCGCGGCACACTCACTTTCATTCTCACAGCGTCCTGGTACCTGCCAATCCATATCTAAACGAGGAGATACCACATTGGTTATACGTGTACAGTAGAGCCTCAATAGCGTTGGATCGTAAGCTACGTTGGGAGCTATTTCGTCTACCGGAGCTGGACTGCTTCAATGCCATGCTCACTAGGTTGTACAAGCAGGAATTGGAGGAGGTTGTGATGCGCTATGAAGAATACAg ATCAGCATTGTTATGCGAGATGGAACAGAGACTCAAGGAATTGAATCCAGAATCTAGTGGATCCAACGCTGGTGCTGTTGCCTTACGAAGGTCTCTTCCCTGA
- the LOC105275792 gene encoding uncharacterized protein LOC105275792 isoform X5, translating into MRSCYLCRRNAAENISLHKFPKRLQLSKKWIEACGLHEKDDVSHLFICSSHFRLPRDLFPKERLPPGAVPTLGIPNNAVVNATSSSEIASLHYRAKQLDSPSTVDSQSISKVYPKYPKVKVTSLTVSKVTEYDSAVQRVSEASTIHADIPNTVIVDVASSPEIALLHHRANRSSNLPTVENKSMSKSSQVAEYDDAVQQVSEVSTSRLDYISEENCFSRTKRLFAEPRYVSEITTSDVDTPRKAKRVLEFVKKVDKKKCKRIKCLQNQKRRLLKQIAALQTLSRAVEKLSTKTNESTKLRISTYIVDNTKGLPISGLQVGLYKLMDGEWTFLNECNTNMKGLFINPLGKMDCTIGRYKLRFDVDKYFTLRRIETMIPFIEFIFDVKNVNSHYHVLLLLSPFSYTIYGGT; encoded by the exons atgcgATCCTGTTACTTATGTAGAAGAAATGcagctgaaaatatttctttgcacaa atttCCAAAAAGATTACAATTATCTAAGAAATGGATCGAAGCTTGCGGACTGCACGAAAAAGACGATGTGTCCCATTTGTTTATTTGTTCATCTCACTTTAGATTACCTCGTGATTTATTTCCGAAAGAGAGGTTACCTCCTGGAGCTGTACCTACTTTAGGCATTCCTAATAATGCAGTAGTAAATGCAACAAGTTCGTCAGAAATAGCTTCGCTACATTATCGAGCGAAACAACTAGATTCGCCAAGCACTGTAGACAGTCAAAGTATATCCAAAGTATATCCTAAGTATCCTAAAGTGAAAGTTACGTCTTTAACTGTATCCAAGGTAACGGAGTATGATAGTGCAGTTCAGCGAGTATCGGAAGCTTCTACCATTCATGCAG ACATTCCTAATACTGTGATAGTAGATGTAGCAAGTTCACCAGAAATAGCCTTACTGCATCATAGAGCAAATCGATCATCAAATTTGCCAACAgtggaaaataaaagtatGTCCAAATCATCTCAAGTGGCAGAGTACGATGATGCGGTTCAGCAAGTATCAGAAGTTTCCACTTCTCGTTTAG atTACATTTCTGAAGAGAACTGTTTTTCTCGGACAAAACGCTTGTTTGCAGAACCAAGATATGTTTCAGAAATTACTACGTCTGATGTTGATACACcgagaaaagcaaaaagagTTCTCGAGTTTGTTAAAAAAgtggataaaaaaaaatgcaagCGAATAAAGTGTTTACAAAATCAAAAGAGGAGACTGTTAAAGCAGATTGCTGCATTGCAAACATTG AGCCGTGCCGTGGAAAAATTGTCAACGAAAACTAACGAATCAACAAAATTGCGCATTTCCACGTACATTGTGGATAATACTAAAGGACTTCCAATCAGCGGCCTACAAGTCGGTTTATACAAACTGATGGACGGAGAATGGACTTTTTTGAATGAGTG CAATACAAACATGAAGGGCCTTTTCATCAATCCACTAGGAAAAATGGACTGCACGATCGGTCGTTACAAGCTACGCTTTGACGTTGATAAGTATTTCACGTTAAGAAGAATAGAAACTATGATTCcgtttattgaatttatattcgacgtgaaaaatgtgaataGTCATTATCACGTGTTACTTTTATTGAGTCCGTTTAGCTACACGATTTACGGTGGCACCTAG
- the LOC105275793 gene encoding uncharacterized protein LOC105275793, which yields MSKHHEREISEHPEVQWALELLKPDPTYYAGPLKNYAAEMGCIGLGSAAVAASNHMLNLPLNAGLHKYAAAVVIGYGIAQLVNKVVDNHKAERDTRLRDYIIRHPELFPEPERVKYKEILQPWIPLR from the exons ATGAGTAAGCATCATGAACGTGAGATAAGTGAACATCCTGAAGTTCAATGGGCCTTGGAGCTTCTCAAGCCAGATCCCACATACTATGCTGGTCCTCTGAAGAATTACGCAGCTGAGATGGGTTGCATAGGCTTGGGTAGTGCGGCTGTAGCTGCCAGCAATCatatgttaaatttaccaCTTAATGCTg GGTTGCACAAATATGCTGCAGCAGTAGTAATAGGATATGGAATAGCGCAGCTTGTAAATAAGGTTGTTGACAATCATAAAGCCGAGCGTGATACTAGATTGagagattatattatacgGCATCCAGAACTCTTTCCTGAACCAG aACGTGtgaaatacaaagaaatacttcAGCCATGGATTCCATTACGTTAA